The segment GTGCCGAAGCTCTGCGCCACCGATTCGCTGAAGGCATTCGGATCGTGCCGCCTGTGCCTGGTGGAGATCGAAGGCCGGCGCGGCTACCCGGCTTCTTGCACCACGCCCGTTGAAGCGGGTATGAAGGTGCGCACGCAAAGCGAAAAGCTCGGCGATCTGCGCCGTGGCGTGATGGAGCTCTATATCTCCGATCACCCGCTCGATTGCCTGACCTGCCCGACCAACGGCAACTGCGAGTTGCAGGACATGGCCGGCGTGGTGGGCCTGCGCGAAGTGCGATACAACGATGGCGCCGGCACTGCCCCGCCGATCGCCACGCACACGCATCTGGCCAAGGATGAATCGAATCCGTACTTCACGTATGACCCATCCAAGTGCATCGTCTGCAATCGCTGCGTGCGTGCCTGCGAGGAGACGCAAGGCACGTTCGCGCTGACGATCAGCGGCCGGGGCTTTGATTCGCGTGTGGCGGCCGGCACCAGCCAGCCGTTCATGGAATCGGACTGCGTGTCGTGTGGCGCCTGCGTCCAGGCGTGTCCCACCGCCACGCTGACGGAAACGTCGGTGATCCAGCTGGGCCAGGCGTCCCACAGCAAGATCACCACGTGCGCGTACTGCGGCGTGGGATGCTCGTTCAAGGCCGAGATGAAGGGCAACGAGGTCGTGCGGATGGTGCCGTACAAGGACGGCGCCGCCAACGAGGGTCATGCCTGCGTGAAGGGCCGCTTCGCGTGGGGCTATGCCACGCACAAGGACCGCATCCTGAAGCCGATGATTCGCGCCAGGATCACCGACCCGTGGAGGGAAGTGTCGTGGGAGGAGGCGATCGGATACGCGGCGTCGCAGTTCCGACGCATCCAGGCCGAGCACGGCAAGGATTCGATTGGCGGTATCGTTTCGTCGCGCTGCACCAACGAGGAAGGCTATCTGGTGCAGAAGCTCGTGCGAGCCGCATTCGGCAACAACAACGTCGACACCTGCGCGCGTGTCTGCCATTCCCCCACCGGCTACGGCCTGAAGACGACCATCGGTGAATCCGCCGGCACGCAGACGTTCCGCTCGGTGGCCAAGGCCGACGTGATCATGGTCATCGGCGCCAATCCGACCGACGGGCACCCGGTGTTCGCCTCGCGCATGAAGCGACGCCTGCGCGCCGGGGCCCGGCTGATCGTGGTCGATCCGCGCCGCATCGATCTGGTGGAATCGCCGCATATCCGCGCCGACTATCACCTGCAATTGCGTCCGGGCACCAATGTGGCGGTGGTGACGTCGATCGCGCACGTGATCGTCACGGAGGGGCTGCTGGCCGAGCAATTCATCGCCGAGCGTTGCGAGGACCGCGCGTTCCAGCAATGGCGAGATTTCGTCGCGCTGCCCGAGAACTCGCCCGAGGCACTCGAAGCGGAGACCGGTGTGCCGGCCGAACAACTGCGTGGCGCAGCCCGCCTCTACGCCACCGGCGGCAACGCTGCGATCTACTACGGTCTGGGCGTGACCGAACATGCGCAGGGTTCGACCACGGTAATGGCCATCGCCAATCTGGCCATGGCCACCGGCAATATCGGTCGCGAAGGCGTGGGCGTCAATCCGCTGCGCGGCCAGAACAACGTGCAGGGGTCGTGCGATATCGGCTCGTTCCCGCATGAGCTTCCGGGCTACCGTCATGTGTCGGACTCGACGGTGCGTGGCAGCTTCGAGGCCGCGTGGAATGTCGAGATCAACCCCGAGCCCGGTCTGCGTATTCCGAACATGTTCGAAGCGGCGATTACCGGATCGTTCCGGGGTCTGTACTGTCAGGGCGAGGACATTGTCCAGTCCGACCCAAATACGCAGCACGTGGCCGAAGCGCTGTCGTCGATGGAGTGCATCGTCGTGCAGGATATCTTCCTGAACGAAACCGCCAAGTACGCACACGTGTTCCTGCCGGGTTCGTCGTTCCTGGAGAAGGACGGCACGTTCACCAACGCGGAGCGCCGGATCTCGCGCGTGCGCAAGGTGATGCCGCCGAAGGCCGGATACTCGGACTGGGAGGCAACGATCCTGCTGTCGAACGCGCTCGGTTATCCGATGCACTACAACCATCCGTCCGAGATCATGGACGAGATTGCGCGCCTCACACCCACGTTTGCGGGTGTCAGCTACAAGAAGCTTGAGGAACTTGGCAGCATCCAGTGGCCGTGTAATGCCGAGGCCCCGGAGGGCACGCCGACCATGCACGTGGACACTTTCGTGCGCGGCAAGGGCAAGTTCATCATCACGAAGTACGTGCCGACCAGCGAAAAGGTCAACCGAAAGTACCCGCTGATCCTGACCACGGGGCGCATCCTGTCCCAATACAACGTTGGCGCGCAGACACGGCGCACGCACAACGTGCATTGGCACGATGAGGACCGCCTCGAGATCCATCCGCACGATGCGGAGGAACGCGGGATCAAGGACGGCGACTGGGTCGGGATTCAGAGCCGTGCCGGTGAAACGGTGCTGCGAGCGATCGTCAGCGAGCGGATGCAGCCCGGCGTGGTCTATACGACGTTCCACTTCCCCGAGTCCGGCGCCAACGTGATCACGACCGACAACTCGGACTGGGCCACTAATTGCCCGGAGTACAAGGTGACGGCCGTGCAGGTGATGCCGGTGGCGCAGCCCTCCACGTGGCAGCGCAACTACCATGCCTTCAACGAGGAACAGCTGGCACATCTGCGCGCGGCCGGCGAACCCACACCGACGCGATGAGCCAGGGAGCACGGCGATGAAGCGAGACATGCCTGACGAGAACGGCCTGGGTGAAGCTGGAGTATTGCCAGTGCAGCACACGCGTGCGGTCACGCGCTGGCGGCAGGGTGCCGCCTCCGCCGAGATCGATCATCTGGCCGAGGAAATGCCGGTGG is part of the Cupriavidus metallidurans CH34 genome and harbors:
- the fdhF gene encoding formate dehydrogenase subunit alpha, producing MNARDDFDYGTPASDAETQVTLEIDGVSVTVPAGTSVMRAAAEAGVGVPKLCATDSLKAFGSCRLCLVEIEGRRGYPASCTTPVEAGMKVRTQSEKLGDLRRGVMELYISDHPLDCLTCPTNGNCELQDMAGVVGLREVRYNDGAGTAPPIATHTHLAKDESNPYFTYDPSKCIVCNRCVRACEETQGTFALTISGRGFDSRVAAGTSQPFMESDCVSCGACVQACPTATLTETSVIQLGQASHSKITTCAYCGVGCSFKAEMKGNEVVRMVPYKDGAANEGHACVKGRFAWGYATHKDRILKPMIRARITDPWREVSWEEAIGYAASQFRRIQAEHGKDSIGGIVSSRCTNEEGYLVQKLVRAAFGNNNVDTCARVCHSPTGYGLKTTIGESAGTQTFRSVAKADVIMVIGANPTDGHPVFASRMKRRLRAGARLIVVDPRRIDLVESPHIRADYHLQLRPGTNVAVVTSIAHVIVTEGLLAEQFIAERCEDRAFQQWRDFVALPENSPEALEAETGVPAEQLRGAARLYATGGNAAIYYGLGVTEHAQGSTTVMAIANLAMATGNIGREGVGVNPLRGQNNVQGSCDIGSFPHELPGYRHVSDSTVRGSFEAAWNVEINPEPGLRIPNMFEAAITGSFRGLYCQGEDIVQSDPNTQHVAEALSSMECIVVQDIFLNETAKYAHVFLPGSSFLEKDGTFTNAERRISRVRKVMPPKAGYSDWEATILLSNALGYPMHYNHPSEIMDEIARLTPTFAGVSYKKLEELGSIQWPCNAEAPEGTPTMHVDTFVRGKGKFIITKYVPTSEKVNRKYPLILTTGRILSQYNVGAQTRRTHNVHWHDEDRLEIHPHDAEERGIKDGDWVGIQSRAGETVLRAIVSERMQPGVVYTTFHFPESGANVITTDNSDWATNCPEYKVTAVQVMPVAQPSTWQRNYHAFNEEQLAHLRAAGEPTPTR